A genomic stretch from Narcine bancroftii isolate sNarBan1 chromosome 9, sNarBan1.hap1, whole genome shotgun sequence includes:
- the ptmaa gene encoding prothymosin alpha-A, with the protein MSERKVEKAVERSPKELKKTAEVEPENGKGDAPNGNAENEENGEQEVEENADEVEDEESEDVGEDDEEEEDEEDEEGDEEECEGAAKKRVVEDEEDDVAKKKQKTDDE; encoded by the exons ATGTCAGAAAGGAAAGTAGAAAAAGCGGTCGAGCGGTCCCCGAAG GAGCTGAAGAAAACTGCAGAAGTGGAGCCTGAGAATGGCAAAGGCGACGCGCCCAACGGGAATGCG GAGAATGAAGAAAATGGAGAACAAGAAGTCGAAGAGAACGCAGATGAGGTAGAAGACGAAGAGAGTGAAGATGTTGGTGAAgatgatgaggaggaggaggatgaagaag ACGAGGAAGGTGATGAAGAGGAATGTGAGGGAGCTGCAAAGAAACGAGTGGTTGAAGATGAAGAG GATGATGTTGCAAAGAAGAAGCAGAAAACAGATGATGAATAA